A portion of the Granulosicoccus antarcticus IMCC3135 genome contains these proteins:
- the bmt gene encoding betaine--homocysteine S-methyltransferase, which translates to MTDKLKTLLDDRGLLLADGATGTNLFALGLQTGDSPELWNIDHPERITSLHRSFVNAGSDIILTNSFGGTHYRLGLHKAGHRVAELNTGAARLARIAADESERTVLVAGSMGPTGEILQPNGSVSIDEARQAFAEQAEALAEGGADILWIETISSAEEIEAAVLGAAEVGLPIVYTVSIDTNGRTMMGLTPAEALRISTGLNKDITAIGSNCGVGASEVVAAICNLANAARTLDISPVLVAKANCGIPEYVNGKIVYSGTPELMADYAVLAANAGASIIGGCCGTTPAHVQAMRHAIDEWQPGSESPDVDTLTRVLGELSLGARAQMAGDLSIAGGSASGRGSRHSRRKRTNP; encoded by the coding sequence ATGACTGATAAACTCAAAACGTTACTTGATGATCGTGGTTTGCTGCTGGCTGACGGAGCAACCGGCACCAATCTGTTTGCACTCGGTCTACAGACCGGTGATTCGCCAGAACTGTGGAACATAGATCATCCTGAGCGGATTACAAGTCTGCACCGTTCATTTGTGAATGCAGGCTCAGACATCATACTAACCAACAGTTTTGGTGGAACGCACTACCGACTTGGCCTGCACAAGGCGGGCCATCGGGTCGCGGAACTGAACACCGGGGCAGCCAGACTGGCAAGAATCGCAGCCGATGAAAGTGAACGAACGGTGCTGGTAGCCGGCTCGATGGGCCCTACAGGGGAAATTCTTCAGCCTAATGGATCGGTGAGCATCGATGAGGCCAGGCAGGCTTTTGCCGAACAGGCAGAAGCTCTGGCTGAAGGCGGTGCTGATATCCTGTGGATCGAAACCATCTCCTCTGCCGAAGAGATCGAGGCGGCCGTTCTGGGCGCTGCTGAAGTGGGTCTGCCTATCGTCTATACCGTTAGTATCGATACCAACGGGCGCACCATGATGGGCCTGACGCCGGCGGAAGCACTCCGGATAAGCACCGGTTTGAACAAAGACATCACGGCAATCGGCAGCAATTGTGGTGTGGGTGCATCCGAGGTCGTTGCGGCTATCTGCAACCTTGCCAATGCCGCCCGGACTCTGGACATCAGTCCGGTACTGGTGGCAAAGGCCAACTGCGGTATTCCGGAATATGTGAATGGCAAAATTGTCTACAGTGGCACACCTGAGCTAATGGCAGACTATGCCGTACTGGCAGCCAACGCCGGTGCGTCTATCATTGGCGGTTGCTGTGGCACAACGCCTGCACACGTTCAGGCTATGCGTCATGCAATCGACGAATGGCAACCGGGCAGCGAATCGCCAGACGTCGACACCCTCACCCGAGTGCTCGGGGAATTGTCACTGGGTGCACGTGCACAAATGGCGGGCGACCTGAGTATCGCTGGCGGCTCCGCCTCCGGGCGAGGCAGCCGTCACTCACGGCGCAAGCGTACGAATCCCTAG
- a CDS encoding NADP-dependent malic enzyme gives MSDQHSDSGSKTLNPTSEQEAQESLAEAALNYHRYPTPGKLEISATKNMLNQRDLALAYSPGVAAACNEIVRDPLMVAEMTARSNLVAVITNGTAVLGLGAIGALASKPVMEGKAVLFKKFANVDVFDLELDTTDVDRFCEAVELLEPTFGGINLEDIKAPECFIIEKRLREKMNIPVFHDDQHGTAIVVAAAIRNGLKVAGKELNDIDLVCSGAGAAALACLNLLVFMGLDKKRVSVCDEHGVLYEGRNNNMDPYKAVYARDTEARTLDDVIGDADVFLGLSAPNVMTGEQVARMAASPFILALANPDPEISPAVVHAVRDDAIMATGRSDYPNQVNNVLCFPFLFRGALDVGATEINGEMQAAAVEAIAGIANKEASDVVSAAYGGKPFRFGREYLIPKPFDPRLMMEIPEMVARAAMASGVATRPIQDFEAYRRKLSEFIFRSGLIMKPVFERAQADTQRIVLPEGESLRVLNAVQILVDDAICHPILLGRPEGIQAKIEELGLRLTMGEGFTVIDPENNPHYEQHVDAYHRLMERAGVSPRYAANVIRTRMTALGAVMVREGQADALVCGTQGAYARHLKYLCDVIGIRDDVSDISALMLMILDKGSVFLTDTHVTVNPSAEELAETAFMASKIVRRFGMVPKIGMLSHSNFGSRNNESAVKMRTARKLLAERHPEIAVEGEMHADAALSQETRDRVFPNAGFAGAANLLVMPNLDAANIAYNMVKVLGDGVPVGPMLMGLNKPAHVVTESTTVRGIVNLCAIAAVDAIDYKAGLE, from the coding sequence GCGCGATCTAGCGCTGGCTTATTCACCGGGTGTTGCGGCCGCCTGTAACGAAATAGTTCGTGATCCGCTGATGGTTGCGGAAATGACGGCACGCAGTAATCTTGTTGCCGTCATAACCAACGGCACCGCGGTGCTTGGCCTGGGCGCCATCGGCGCGCTGGCATCCAAGCCGGTCATGGAAGGCAAGGCGGTTCTGTTCAAGAAGTTCGCCAACGTCGATGTTTTCGATCTGGAGCTGGACACCACCGACGTCGATCGCTTTTGCGAAGCTGTTGAGCTGCTGGAGCCGACCTTTGGCGGTATCAATCTGGAGGACATCAAGGCGCCGGAATGTTTCATCATTGAAAAACGTCTGCGCGAGAAAATGAACATTCCCGTGTTCCATGATGATCAGCATGGGACGGCGATTGTGGTTGCGGCTGCAATCCGTAATGGTCTGAAGGTGGCCGGCAAGGAGCTGAATGATATCGATCTGGTGTGCTCGGGTGCGGGGGCTGCGGCACTGGCCTGTCTGAACCTGCTGGTCTTCATGGGGCTGGACAAGAAACGCGTCTCTGTCTGTGATGAACATGGCGTGTTGTACGAAGGTCGTAATAATAATATGGACCCCTACAAGGCGGTCTATGCTCGCGATACCGAGGCACGTACGCTCGATGATGTCATTGGTGACGCCGATGTGTTTCTGGGGCTGTCAGCACCTAATGTCATGACGGGCGAGCAGGTTGCACGTATGGCTGCATCTCCCTTCATTCTGGCGCTGGCCAATCCTGATCCGGAAATAAGCCCTGCTGTTGTTCATGCGGTGCGTGATGACGCCATCATGGCAACGGGCCGCTCTGACTACCCCAATCAGGTCAATAACGTACTTTGCTTCCCGTTTCTGTTCCGCGGGGCTCTGGATGTGGGGGCCACTGAAATCAATGGTGAGATGCAAGCGGCAGCGGTTGAAGCCATTGCCGGTATTGCCAACAAGGAAGCATCGGATGTCGTATCTGCAGCTTATGGCGGCAAGCCTTTTCGCTTCGGCCGTGAATACCTGATTCCCAAGCCTTTCGATCCGCGCCTGATGATGGAAATTCCTGAAATGGTTGCCCGGGCAGCCATGGCCAGTGGAGTCGCTACCCGGCCGATCCAGGATTTTGAAGCCTATCGTCGCAAACTGAGCGAATTCATCTTCCGTTCCGGTCTGATCATGAAGCCGGTTTTTGAACGGGCCCAGGCAGATACACAACGAATCGTATTGCCAGAAGGTGAATCACTGCGGGTGCTCAATGCCGTGCAGATACTGGTCGACGATGCCATTTGCCACCCGATATTGCTGGGACGACCGGAAGGTATCCAGGCAAAGATCGAGGAACTGGGATTACGTCTGACAATGGGGGAGGGTTTCACGGTCATCGATCCTGAGAACAATCCGCATTACGAACAGCACGTGGATGCCTATCATCGCCTGATGGAGCGCGCTGGTGTTTCGCCTCGCTATGCTGCCAATGTCATTCGTACCCGGATGACGGCACTGGGTGCTGTGATGGTGCGTGAAGGACAGGCTGATGCACTGGTTTGTGGAACGCAGGGAGCCTACGCCCGCCATTTGAAGTACCTGTGTGATGTCATTGGCATACGGGATGACGTCAGCGACATCTCGGCATTGATGCTCATGATCCTGGACAAGGGGAGTGTGTTTCTGACCGATACCCATGTCACGGTCAACCCCTCCGCCGAAGAGCTGGCAGAGACCGCATTCATGGCCTCCAAGATTGTCAGACGTTTCGGTATGGTGCCCAAGATCGGCATGTTGTCGCATTCGAACTTCGGCAGTCGTAACAATGAATCGGCTGTGAAGATGCGTACCGCACGCAAGTTGCTGGCTGAGCGTCATCCGGAAATAGCGGTAGAAGGTGAAATGCACGCAGATGCGGCCTTGTCGCAAGAGACGCGTGATCGCGTGTTTCCGAACGCAGGATTTGCAGGTGCGGCCAATTTGCTGGTCATGCCGAATCTGGATGCCGCCAACATTGCCTACAACATGGTCAAGGTGCTCGGCGATGGTGTGCCTGTCGGACCCATGCTCATGGGATTGAACAAACCGGCGCATGTTGTCACAGAGTCGACCACCGTTCGAGGTATCGTCAATCTGTGTGCCATTGCAGCGGTTGATGCCATTGACTACAAGGCAGGTCTGGAATAA
- a CDS encoding HopJ type III effector protein — MELELFLNRLNTQPETIEFPDVIALINSLYTYIPTAFHNHEIQSEAGQNTGSCKLFAFARLHELSEEQTLALFGAYYRADVLRSPEGNSHPNIRQFMKTGWEGIEFEGVPLRARS, encoded by the coding sequence ATGGAACTCGAGCTTTTCCTGAATCGCCTGAATACACAGCCGGAAACCATTGAGTTTCCGGATGTCATCGCGCTGATCAACAGTTTGTATACCTATATACCGACAGCCTTTCACAATCACGAGATTCAAAGTGAAGCGGGCCAGAACACCGGTTCCTGCAAACTGTTTGCATTTGCCCGTCTGCACGAATTGTCAGAAGAGCAGACGCTGGCTCTGTTTGGTGCCTACTACCGCGCTGACGTGCTGCGCTCACCCGAAGGTAACAGCCATCCGAATATTCGTCAGTTCATGAAAACCGGATGGGAAGGGATTGAGTTTGAAGGGGTGCCATTGCGGGCTCGCTCCTGA
- a CDS encoding DUF445 domain-containing protein produces MFDKHLTPNLLAAAVALLSLALPEPWQSLLLSTGLFALSGSLTNWLAVHMLFERVPGLYGSGVITLHFEEFKLGILRMVHEELFAKDKVERLLSQESTPSEGDDPTSQAKSGLADAVDLEPLLTAIDLDAAYDQLVATIVESSFGSMLAMVGGETALQPLREPFKERMHGFLADAAKSPRIQAAIGEQLSKAASSERFVNKLDTLLRARLDEMTPEMVRDIMQRMIREHLGWLVVWGGVFGGLIGLVAGLFGVLA; encoded by the coding sequence ATGTTTGACAAGCATCTGACACCCAATCTGCTGGCCGCAGCTGTAGCTCTACTGAGCCTGGCCTTGCCAGAGCCGTGGCAATCACTACTCCTGAGCACCGGGCTCTTTGCCCTGTCCGGATCGCTGACCAACTGGCTGGCAGTCCATATGCTGTTCGAACGGGTTCCGGGCCTCTACGGTTCGGGCGTCATTACCCTGCACTTCGAAGAGTTCAAGCTTGGCATCCTGCGAATGGTGCATGAGGAATTGTTCGCCAAGGACAAGGTTGAGCGCCTGTTAAGCCAGGAGTCGACCCCATCAGAAGGTGATGATCCGACCAGCCAGGCAAAATCCGGTCTGGCCGATGCCGTTGATCTGGAACCCCTGCTTACCGCCATAGATCTGGATGCAGCCTATGACCAGCTGGTTGCCACCATCGTCGAATCCTCGTTTGGATCAATGCTCGCCATGGTCGGTGGTGAAACCGCTCTGCAACCGCTGCGTGAACCTTTCAAGGAACGCATGCACGGTTTTCTGGCAGATGCCGCCAAATCCCCTCGTATTCAGGCCGCAATTGGCGAACAGCTGAGCAAGGCTGCCAGCAGTGAACGCTTCGTCAACAAGCTGGACACGCTGCTGCGAGCCAGACTGGATGAGATGACTCCCGAAATGGTTCGCGACATCATGCAACGCATGATTCGTGAGCACCTGGGCTGGCTGGTCGTCTGGGGTGGTGTTTTTGGTGGCCTGATCGGCCTGGTCGCAGGATTGTTCGGCGTACTAGCCTAA